CGCGCCACGATCGCCTCGGAGCCGCCGATCGCCACACGGCAGACGAGCGATCGGGCGCGCCGCGCCTCGTAGGGGCTCCCCCTCCGGCCTGCAATCTCCTCCGCCACGAGGTAGCCGATGTTGTGGCGCGTGGCCGCGTAGTCTTCCCCGGGATTGCCGAGACCGACCAGCACCTTCACGGCGCGCCGATCCCCGGCCGCCCCTACTTCTTGCCTTCTGGCTTCTTGGCTTCCTTCTTCTTGGCGGCCTCTCCCTCTTCGGCTTCGGCTGCTCCCTCCTCGACCACCTTGCCCTTCTTGATGACCTCCGGCTCGGCGGGCGCCGCGGGGGCCGCCTCGGCGGCCGGCGCGACCGTCTCCTCCTTGGCCGGCGGGCTGACGACCACGAGCGTCTGGTCCGTCTCGGTCAGGATGCGGTACCGGTCGCTCGTCGGCAGATCCGAGACGCGCAACGCGTCGCCGATCTTGAGCGGCGTGACGTCGATGGTGATGTGCTCGGGAATGTCCCCCGGCAGGCAGGAGACCCTCACCAGGCGCGTGACGTGCTCCAGGATGCCGCCGTCGAGCTTCACTCCGGCCGCCTCCCCCGTCACCTGCACCGGCACCTCCACCTCGATCACCTCGTCCATCTGGATGCGGACGAAGTCGGCGTGGATCAGGTTCCCCTTGACCGGGTCGACCTGGTACTCCTTGATCATCACGTGACGCCGGGCTTCCTTCTCGGCCAGGTTGAGCTGGAAAATCGTGTTGACTCCCGATTCGGAGTGGATGATCTCGAGGATCTTCTTCGGATCGACCACCACCGGCACGGGATCCTTGCGGGCGCCGTAGACGATGGCGGGGATCTGCCCCTGGCTGCGGAGCCTCCTGGATTCGTTCTTGCCGAGATCACCCCGGCCCTTCACATCGACCACGAGTTCCTTCATGGAGCGTTTCCCTGTGCCCGGGCGCGGCGCGTGCCGTCCCCGCGGCTCAAAAAACGGGACCTCTCGGCGATTCGGGAGATCCCGTGACCCGGTCGAGCCGCCTTCAGACGAACAGCGAGCTGACCGACGAGTTCGTATGAATGCGCTTGATCGCTTCTCCGAGGATCCCCGCCACCGAAAGCACGGTGATCCGGCCCGCCTTCCTCTTCTCCTCGCTGATGGGAATGCTGTTGGTCACGACGGTCTGCAGCATCTCGGACGAGCGGATGCGCTCCACGGCCGGCCCCGAAAGCACGGCGTGGCTGAAGCAGCCGTAAATCGCCCGGGCGCCCTTGCGCGTGAGCGCCTGCACCGTCCCGGCGAGCGTCCCGGCCGTGTCGACGATGTCGTCCACGATCAGGCACGTCTTCCCCTCCACGTCGCCGATGACGTGCATCACCTTGGGCTCGTTCCCCTCGCCCCGCCGCTTGTCGATGATGGCCAGAGCCGCATCCAGTCGCTTGGCGTAGGCCCGCGCCCGCTCCACGCCTCCGGCGTCCGGCGACACGATCACCGGGTTCTTGAGGTGGAGCGATTCCACGTGCTCGATCATCACCGGCGCGGCGAACAGGTGATCCACCGGGATGTTGAAGAACCCCTGGATCGCCGGGGCGTGGAGGTCCATGGCGAGGACGCGGTCGGCGCCCGCCGCGGTCAGGAGGTCGGCCACGAGCTTCGCGGATATCGGCACCCGAGGCTTGTCCTTGCGATCCTGCCGGGCATAGCCGTAGTAAGGAAGTACGGCGGTGATGCGGGCCGCCGACGAACGCTTGAAGGCATCGAGCATGACCAGGAGCTCCATCAGGTTCGCGTCCGCCGGGGTGCAGGTGGGCTGAATCACGAAGGCATCGGTGCCCCGCACATTTTCCAGGATCTGGCAGTAGGCCTCGCCGTCCGCGAACCGACGGCACTCGGTCTTGCCGAGCGGAATGCCCAGGACCCGGCAGATCTCCTGCGCCAGGGCCGGGTGCGCGCTCCCGGAGAAGACCTTCAGGTTGCTGGTGTCGAGTCCGCTCATCGCGCCGTTCCGCACTCCAGTCCTCCGCCGCCTCGCACGCCCGATGGTTGGGGCGGGAGGATTCGAACCTCCGGTCCTGGATCCAAAGTCCAGTGTCTTACCGCTTGACGACGCCCCAACGATCGCATCCAGGTGACGCCCGGTCCTAGGCAGGGGTGGAATCGTCCGGTTGGATGATGGTGGGCCGCTCGCGGCCGGCCTCGTCGTCTGAACCGTCTCTCCCCTCGGCCGCCGGGCGGGATCTCCCGGAGTCCAGATTCACCAGAACCTCCCTGTACCGGGCCAGAACCTTGTCCTCGATCTTCTTGCGCGTCTCGTTGTTCAGCGGATGGGCGATGTCCCTGAACGTGCCGTTCTTTCTCTTCTTGCTGGGCATCGAGATGAACAGCCCGCTGTTGCCATGGATGATCTTGATGTCGCTCACGACGAAGCAGTCGTCGATGATGATCGAAACGAACGCCTTCAGCTTCTCTTCTTCGACAGGAAAGACCCGGACCTCGGTGATTTCCATGGCCGGCGCCTCCCTTGGATCAGGAGATCCTCCTGTATCAGTCGAACGCCGCGCGTCTCCGATAGTCCCGACTGTTGATGGGCACGCTCCGCATGACCGTGAACCCCGAAGGGCCTATATCGGCCAGCGCCCGCTCCGCGGCCGCCGCGGTCCTGAAGATTCCAAACACGGCCGAGCCGCTCCCGGTCATCGCAGCGGCCGACGCCCCCGCGACCAGCAGGCGATCCTTGATTTTCCCGATGGCGGGACAGAGCGCGCACGCATATGGCTCCAGATCATTTCCTGCGCGCACCCACGTCTCGACTTCCCTGGGGAAGTCGTCCTCCGGGGTCTGGTTGAAGCGAGGCATAGTACTGATTTTCAAGGCAGATGTCAACGGCGCGACGACTCGCCCGTAGACCTCCCGCGTCGAGATCGGGATGCGGGGAAAGACGATCAGGACCTCGAAGCCCTCGAGGTCGGGGAGGGGCCGGACTTCCGTCCCGGTTCCCGTCAAGAGGGCGGTTCCCCCGGTCAGGAAGAACGGCACGTCCGATCCCAGCGTGGAGGCGAGGCCCGCAAGCTCCCCATCGGACAGATCCAGGTTCCAGAGGCGCCTCAGACCGACCAGGGCCGCGGCCGCATCGCTGCTCCCTCCCCCCAGGCCGGCACCTGTGGGAATCCGCTTCTCCAGCCGGATCCGTGCGCCGCGAGGGCCGTTTGCAAGCCGGGGCAGGAGGGCCTCCGCCGCCTTCCACACCAGATTGTCCGGCCCCGCCGCGAGGTCCGGATCGTCGATGTCCAGGACAAGACCCGCCGGGACCGCGTCGAGGATCAGCGTGTCGTGCAGGCTGACCGTCTGGACCGCCGATTCAATGAGATGGTACCCGTCCGGTCGTCGGGCCTTGATGGTGAGATTGAGGTTGATCTTGGCGTGCGCCTTGAGGCGGATCCGGGTCAATTCTCCCGGGTTGCGTCCCCCGGGTCCAGGAGGCCCTGAAGGTCCGGTGAACGGCCCGGCGTCCGCTCCCGAAACCCCTCCGGGATCGCCGGGGACACGATCTCTTCGGAGACGTTTCTGGCCCAAGGTCCCTCCACGGCGGAGAGATCCACGGTGCCCTCCTTGCGAGGCAGCCGCAGCTTGATTTGCCTGGGCCAGCGAGGGCCGAGGCCCTTCTCGTACTCGCCGTACTCGACCTCCAGGATGATAGCACCGCTGATTCCTTCTCGAACGACCGCCGAAATCAGCGTGCCGCCGCGTTCGGCGCAGCGGGCCTGATAGCGGATCTCGCCGGGCGGGCAGGACACCTCATACCACGAGACGGTGCGGCCGAAAGTTGCTGCGGGCCGGGTCTGGACCTCGACCCGGACCGACTCCGGAGGGCACATGGGCCTCCCCGTGAACAGGGAAACGACCCCCGCCGCGTCGAGCGGCACGCCCAGGAGCCCTTCCAGTGCCCGCTCCGGGGACCCGGCGCGCTCGAATACCCTTTCCGAGGGCCGGAGCGCCACCGCCTGGTCCCGCGTCGCCGCGATGATCAGGCGCGGTCCGCCTGCCGGGCCATAGAATTCCATTCGCAGCCGGTCGGGGGGCAGCAGGGTCACCGCGAGCCGGAACCTGATCCTCCCTTCCGGCCCATCGGATTGTCCCCGGAAGAGCGCCTGATAACCGGGCTGCCCCGGCAGAGTCCCGGATCCCGGCGCGATCGAGCCGCCCGTGGTGCAGGCCGGACCGGCGAGACAGAGGGACCCCAGGACGGCGAGGAGTGCCCGAGTCATTCCCGGGCGCGCCTCGCTCATGGAGTCACCGGGCGGGCGGATTCGATCTTGAGGATCTTCTTGCGCACCCGCTCCGGCTCTTCGTGCCCCGAGGCCAGGGCCGCCTGCCACTCGCGCACCGCCTCGTCCTGTCTTCCGGTCTCGCGAAGCAGATCGCCCAGGTGCTCGTGGATCGTCGGGTCGGACGCGTCATAACGGAGAGCGGCACGCAGGTGCTTTTCAGCCTCGCTGTAGAGCCCCATCCGGAAGCGGACCCAGCCGAGGCTGTCGAGGTAGGCGGCGCTCTTCGGATTGATCTGCAGGGCCCGCTCGACGTAGCCGACCGCCTCGGTCAGCTTCACGCCTCGATCGGCCAGCATGTACCCGAGATAGTTGAGCGCCATGGCGTTTTTCGGGTTGACCCGGATCGCCCTGGCCAGAAGGCGCTCCGCGTCCGCATGCTTCCCCAGCCGCTCCAGGGCGGCGCCGCGGGCGAAGAGCAGGGCGTCGTCCCCCGGGTGGCGGCCGGTCGCCTCCTTGAGCACCGCGTCCGCCTCTGCGTAGCGTTTCTGGCGCAGGAACGCCTCGGAGACACGGGCATAGACATCGGACGATCCCCCCGCCTCCTCGATCAGAGCCTTGAAGTGCTGCCGCGCGTCCCCCTCCTTCCCTGTGGCGATCAGGATCTCGCCGCTGAACACCTTGGCGTCGAGATCGTCGGGGAAACGTCGCTCGGCCTCGACGGCGACCCGCCGGGCCTCGTCCGGCTTGCCGCCGAGCATCTGGGCGCGCGCCAGAAGCAGGAACAGCTCGGGGCCCGGATCGCCGGCGGAATTGAGCGCCTCGACGAAGGACTCGCTGGCGTCACCGTAACGGCGGCCCTCGAGCTGCAGGATGCCGATTTGCGAAAAGGTCAGTGCCAGGACCGCGGCTTCCCGGTCGCTCACCGCCCCCCTTCCGTTCGCCAGCTCGATGATCTCCCGGTACTGAGCGAGGGCCGTCTCCACCTCGCCGTCCTTCTGCCGCAGGCGCGCCATCTGAAAGCGGGCCTCGAGATTCGCCGGCTCCTTCCGGATCAATCGATCGCAGGCGGCGATCGCCTCGTCGATGCGTCCCGCGCCCTCGTAGGCCTGCGCCAGCGACAGCAGGCTTCGGGAATCCCCGGGGTCGGCCTCCAGGGCCTTGAGCAGCTCCGGGATCGCCTCGTCGTTCCGGCCCGCCAGCAGGTGCAGGGACCCGATTCGCCCGTGCAGGTAGACCGAGTCGACCGACCGCTCGAGGAGATCGGTGTACAGGGCAATGGCCTCGTCGTACTTCTTGCCGTATTCCAGGACGGCCGCCAGGGCATCGGCCGCCTCCAGATTGCCGGGCGATCGCGCCACGAGACGGGACAGGACCTTCTCCGCTTCCTGGGCACGGCCGGTCCGCGCGTAGACCTTGCCCAGGAGCAGGGACAGGGCGGGGTCGAGAGGTTGCCCGCTGCCGAACTCGAGGATCGTCTCCCCGGCTTCCTTGAGGCGGCCGGTGTGGTAGTACAGCTCGGTGAGGGCCCGGCACGAATCCCCATCCGCGGGGTTGGCCCGCAGGGCGGCACGATAGCGTTCGATCGCTTCGCCGATCTGGGCCTCGGCATCGCCGCCTTCACGGGCGCGTCTCAGGTGGATGTCACCGAGGAGTTTCTGGGCCGGCGCCATGCCCGGATCGGCGGCGACGATCCGCTCCGCGAGCACCGAGGCGCCGGCCAGGTCGCTCAGAGAAAATTTGAGCTGGGCCAGCTCCAGCAGCAGGGAGGGGGATGAATCGGTCCGGGTGGCGTTCTCCATCTGCTCCAGGGCGTTGATGTAGTCTCGTTCGAGAATCATCTGCTGCGCCAGCGAATAATGATAGTAGGCCTCCGGCTGCGCCGGGTTCCGGCCCGGCCCCGCGGCTCCGAGCGCTCGGCGCTCGGAGGCGAGGAGCAGGATCGACGCGACGAGGATCGCCCGGGTCCATCGTCCGGATCTCATGGGCGGGCCGATCCCGCCGGGGGCTCGTCGAATCGCGCCTTCAGGCGTTTGGTCATCGGGCTGACCGAGACGGTCAGGACCTTCTGTTCGTTGGGCCGGAAGTCGCCCTGGATGCCGACGATGTCATCGAAGCTCTTCCCCGACACGACACGAACCTCCACGCGATGAGTGCCCGGAGCGACCCCGAGGGTCCGCATGAAACGACTCCGGCCCGAGGCGCTCCTGAGCTTCTCGTCCACAAGCGGTGAGCCGTCCAGGCGCACTTCGATGCGCCCCGACTCGAAGCGGTGCTGCAGGGTGAGCCGAAGGCGGGCGGTCTGGGCAGCCCATCCCTCCGCCTGACCGGGAGCCCCGGCCAGCCCCGCGAGAGACCCGGCGGGCGCCGGGGACGTCAGGAGGCCGAGCGGCTGGGACCCCGATCGTCCCGCCGGTGAACGGTACAGGAGGAACGGCGCCGAGGCGAGCAGGACGAGGCAGATCAGAAAGGCGACCCAGCCGATCCCGAGGGGCGATCCGCTCGGAGCGAACAACCGCGCGAACCGGGGGGCCAGAAAGACGATGCCGCGCGATCCGACGGAGACCGGTTCCGACGCCGGACCCTTCCCATCCTCCCGCGAGACCAGCGTGGGCGGCTCCGACTGCTTCGCCGAGTCGCGCCACTGCTCCACGGCGGCCTTGAGGTCCGCGACCAGATCCTGGCAGCACCCGTAGCGATCCGAGGCAGACTTGGCCACAGCCTTGCGCAGGATCCGATCGAAGGAAGGCCGGAGCGCAGGATTCAGCTTCGAGGGAGGAGGCGGGTCGACGTTCACCACCTGGTAGGAAATGGCGGTGACGCTGTCGCCGACGAAGGGCTTCTCCCCCGTGAGGAGCTGGTACAGGATCACGCCGAGCGAGAACTGGTCGGACCTCCCGTCCACCTCCCCCCCGATCACCTGCTCGGGAGACATGTAGTTCGGCGTGCCGAAGAATTTCCCCGGGCGGGTCAGTCCGCCTGCCACGAGCCGGGCGATGCCGAAATCGAGGATTTTGGGCTGGCCACTCTCGGTCATCAGGATGTTCGCCGGCTTGATATCGCGGTGGACGACACCGTTCTCGTGGGCGTAGTCCAGGGCCTGCGCCAGCCTGTCCATGACATCGGCGACCTGCAGGAGCGGCAGGCGGCCCCCGCCGGCCAGGAGGTCGTGCAGATTGGTGCCGGTCACGTACTCCATGGCGATGTAGGCGTCCTCACCGGGCGCCTTTTCGCCCACGTCGTAGATGGTGACAATGTGAGGGTGATTGAGCCGGCCGGCGACCTGGGCCTCGTGATAGAAGCGGTGCAGGAACTCCTCTTCTTCGTTGGGACCGAGCGGGAAGGAGAAGGCGATCGTCTTGAGAGCCACGATGCGGCCGATTCGGGGGTCGCGGGCCTTGTAGACGAGGCCCATCGACCCGCGGCCGATCTCCTCGAGGATTTCGTAGCGACCGATCGCCTTCGGCATCCCCATCCGCCTGCTCGACTTTCCCGGTCCCGCGTGAGCCGGGACGGCCCGAGGCCCGCGCAGTCCTCACCCCGCGCGCCGTGTTCGGCGCCCCGGGGGCACGCGCTTCAATATAGGCCCCGTGGCCGGTATCGGCCATAGATGCGGGAGATCAGGCGGCGTTCCTGTCGGCCGGTCGCGACACCCCTCGCAGGTACTCGATCGCCTTCTTCAATTGCGGATCGTCCGAATCGGTCGGTCGGCCCTCGATGGCCAGGTCGGGCTGAATCCCCTGTCCGTGCCACTCCTTGCCCGAGGGGGACTGGAGCCTTCCCGTAGCCAGGAAGATGCCGTCTCCCTGCTGCAGGGGCAGGAGAGCGCGCACGGCCCCCTCCCCCCAGGTCTTCTGGCCGACGATGGGCGCGCTCCGATCGTCGTGCAGTGCGGCGGCCAGGACCTCGCAGGCCCCGGACGTCCCTTCGTTCACCAGGACCACGAGCGGGCCGGACCAGACACGGCGCCGTCCGTCGGCCTTGTAGGCCTTGTCGCCATCGTAGCGATCGGTCACCGTCACGATCGTTCCGTCGTTGATGAACAGGCTCGCGGCGCCGATGCCTTCGGCGAGGCTATCCGACGAGCAGCCGCGCAGGTCGAGCAGGAGCCTCGCCGCGCCCCGCTTCTTGAGGCCCGCGATCGCCTGGTCCAGACGTTTCGCGTCCCCCTCCTGCAGGGCGGCGACCCGCACCACGCCGGCGTCGGGAGCCTCGAGAGTCCCGGAGGGGGCCGGCGGCGCGAGCGTGCGGCGGGTCAGCTCGATCGTCTTCCGCCCCGCGGCCGCGACCGGGCTGACATTGAGGGTCACCTTGGTCGAAGGCTTGCCGCGCAGGGCACGGGACGCCTCCCAGACCCCCATGAGTCGCGTCGATCGGCCGTCGATCATCACCACGACGTCCCCGGTCTGCATCCCGGCCTCCGCCGCGGGGGAGCCGGCCTGGACCGACACCACCACGAGGTAGCCGCGCCGCTTCGAAAGGGTCAGCCCGGCGCCGGCCGGACCTCCGGCGTCTCCACGGAAGGCCTTTTCGTACTGGACGGGGCTCAGGTACTCGTTGACCGGATCGAGGGACTCGAGCATGCCGCGGTACGCCCCCTCCATCAGGCCGTCCAGCTGCACGGGCTGGACATAGTTGTGGACGATGAGATACAGCGCCTCGTTGAACAGCTTGAGATAGCTGTAGGTGCCCTCCACCGCAACGACTCGTCCCATCATCGCCCCGGAGACACTGAACAGGACGAGCGCCGTGGAGAGGACCAGCATCAGTTTTCTGTCGGCCGTGATCTTCATCAGTCCTCCGATCTTCAAGGAACCCTGCGGGATTCCCGCTTGATGCGAGGTGCCGCGGGCTTGCGCTCGGCCACCCGGCCGGGCAACCCGCGCAGCCAGGCGGCCGGGTCTTCGGGCTTGCCGTCGTGACGGATCTCGAAATACAGCCCCGGCTGCTCGAACGACCCCCCGGCCCCGGAGCGCGCGATCGGATCGTCCCTCTTGACATCGTGCCCGGCGGCGACCAGACGCTCATCCACGTGACCGTAGACCGAGAGGTACCCGTCGCCATGATCGATGACGACCATCTGGCCGTACCCCTTGAACCAGTCGCTGAAGACGACCCGGCCGTCGAAGACCGCCCGAACCTCCTGGCCCGGCGCCGAGGCGATGTCGATGCCGGGGTGGGGCACGATCGTGCTGAATCGCGGGTGGCGCATGTTGCCGAAGGGGACCGCCAGGCGGCCGCGCGCCGGCCAGTCGAGCAATCCGCGGAAGCGGGCGAACCCCAGGGACGGCACGCCGGCCGAGGCATCGGGACGGGCGAGGCGATCCAGGAGGGAGCGGATGTCCTGCTCCACCTGCAGGAGATCGCCCAGCATCTCTTTCTGAAGCGACTGCCGTCGCTGCAGCCCCGCCAGGATCGACTGCTTGCTGCCCCGCGCCTGCCTCAGATCCCGGGACTTCCCGTGCAGCGCCGCCTGGAGGGCGCGCAGCGAGGCGTCCTTGCCCTCCAGATCGGCGAGCACCTCGTCCAGGCGGGCGCGGTCCGCCCGATAGTCCTCGACGCGCCGTGCCTCGGAGAGGCTCAGCGCCTCGATCGATCGGTAGCCCGCGGCGATCTGGGCAGGGGCCGAGGCGGCCGTCACCACACGCAGGTACCTCGCCGGTCCGATCTTGTACGTCTCCCGCAGGTAGCCCCGCAGCTCCTCCTCGGTCCTGGCCAGTTTCTGTTCCAGGGTCAGTGCCTCCAGGCGGGCCAGCCGCTCGCGCTCGGCGGTGCGCCCGAGCTCGTCCTTGAGCGACTCCGCCTCGCGCGACAGGAGCGCCATCCTGAGATCGAGCTCCTCGATCGAGTCGAGGACGGAGCCGGCGCTCGCCTCGGCCTCCACCAGGCGAACCTTGAGCTCCTCGATCTCACGCCGCACGCGATCGAGTCGCCCTTCCTCCTCCTGCCGGCGGATCTCCTTGAGACGGGAGGCATCGTCCTCCGGCGCGGCCCCGACGGGCGCCGGATTCACCGCACCGCACAGGGCCAGCGCCAGGAACCCCTCCACCAGGAGCCTGCCCGGCCCAATACTCGGCCAGCCTCCTGGCCTCTCAGCGTGCGAGCGAGCGTCCATCGATTCCTCCGACCGGCGGCACTCCGAGCAGCGCCAGGACCGTCGGGTAGATGTCGGCGATCCCGGGGGCGCCGAGCGCCAGCGGGGCACTGCTGAACAGCACTCCCGGCACCAGGGCCGGGTCGTTGGAGCAGTGGTCTCCGCTCCAGGCCTTCAAGTTGTCCTCGAACACCTGCGGCGGCACCTCACCGAGGGCGGTCTGCCAGCCGATCCTGTAGTGCGCGGTGTTGGCGGCCCGGAGATCCGGGATCAGCCGCGGGTCGAATCCGGAGTAGATCTCCTCCCGGCGGTAGACGCGCGCCACGGGCTTCTCTCCTGTTTCAGGATCGACGAGGTCCTCGAGCTTCCGGGCGATCGAGGTGCGCGTCTCTTCGTAGTCGCGCCCGGGGACCACGCTCCCCTGCGGCTCCCTCCCCATGAGGTTGATGTAGATGTTGCCGAGCCCCATGGCGTACGCCCGCGTGCGCGACCAGTCCACATAGCGGAAGAACTCCCCCAGCTCCCCCTTGTCGAACAGGTCCTCGAGGGTCTTCCCTCCGGTCGAAGTCCCCTCCTTCAGGGTCATGAATCCGTTCTTGACCAGCCAGGTGTTGTAATTGATCCCCCTGCGGAACGACGCGAAGCCGTGGTCGGAGCACACGAAGAGGGCGGTCTTGGGCCCGATTCTCTGCATGGCCTCGCCTACGATCCGGTCCATGCGCTCGTACGACCGGGGAATCTCCTCCGCGTACAGCGCCGCCAGTCGGGCGTCGAAGAGCGGATGTCCTGGATCATGGAGCCGCCAGAGCATGTGTCCCACGCGATCGGTGAAGTCGAACACCTGGACGTAGAGGCGGTCCTCCCCGGTCTCGAGGAACCGCCGCATCATTTCGTCCTGCTTGGCGACCGTGGCCTCCATGTCCTCCAGGAAGTGCTTCTCATCGGTCAGCCCGGACGGCAGCGACCAGGTGTCGATCGGCCAGCCGAGAGTCTTGAACAGCCCGAACTCCCGGACCAGGTCGCCCGCGAAGGCGCGCGGCCGGGTGAACGGCACCGGCTGGCTCTGTGGATGGAAGTTCAGCGGCGAGGCGTAGAGCCGCAGCTCGGGCGAGAGCGACAGGAGCTTGAAGCGGATGATTCCCGTCAGTCCGGCCACGCGGTCCACCACCGGGTTGACCGGAATCGGTACCACGAACCAGTCACTCCAGGATCCGGGGCGGAGGGTCTGGCGCGCCCCGGCCAGTTCAATGCTGGCGCTGTCGCCCGTGGCCTCGATCCGGAACGGCACGTCGAGTCGGCGCGCCACACCCCGCTCCGCCAGGCGCTTCTCCGCTTCCGAACGTGCCTGCGAGCGCGCCGCTCCCTCCAGGCCGCGGGTCGCGTCCTCCACCACGTAATCGTAGAACGGCTGGTTGAGGGGGCCGAAGATGACCGTGTCGATCGTGCCGCGCTTCGCCTTCAGGCGGACGATTTCCACGCTGAACTGGTTGTCCTTGAGCGCCAGCGCTTCGTC
Above is a genomic segment from Candidatus Polarisedimenticolia bacterium containing:
- a CDS encoding alkaline phosphatase family protein; this translates as MLAPILCAATPFEKVVILGFDGADANLVEHYMAEGRLPNLSRLRAQGSYAPLRPTNPPQTPVSWASFTTGLNPGRTEIFDFLRRTEGTYLPEFAMIKVGRKPLLFGARNPLILGLMGGGVAGSLALIAVYVVRRRFSSALAGAALVAVASGAGLALVSIRYLPHEVPTAINPRKGEPFWTAAADAGLRVKIMNVPTTFPAEDHHNEWMLSGLGVPDMRGRIGSPSYYTSDEALALKDNQFSVEIVRLKAKRGTIDTVIFGPLNQPFYDYVVEDATRGLEGAARSQARSEAEKRLAERGVARRLDVPFRIEATGDSASIELAGARQTLRPGSWSDWFVVPIPVNPVVDRVAGLTGIIRFKLLSLSPELRLYASPLNFHPQSQPVPFTRPRAFAGDLVREFGLFKTLGWPIDTWSLPSGLTDEKHFLEDMEATVAKQDEMMRRFLETGEDRLYVQVFDFTDRVGHMLWRLHDPGHPLFDARLAALYAEEIPRSYERMDRIVGEAMQRIGPKTALFVCSDHGFASFRRGINYNTWLVKNGFMTLKEGTSTGGKTLEDLFDKGELGEFFRYVDWSRTRAYAMGLGNIYINLMGREPQGSVVPGRDYEETRTSIARKLEDLVDPETGEKPVARVYRREEIYSGFDPRLIPDLRAANTAHYRIGWQTALGEVPPQVFEDNLKAWSGDHCSNDPALVPGVLFSSAPLALGAPGIADIYPTVLALLGVPPVGGIDGRSLAR